Genomic window (Canis lupus dingo isolate Sandy chromosome 6, ASM325472v2, whole genome shotgun sequence):
TGATAAATGCATGACTCTTGGGGCTGTGTCGGTCTCCTCAGTTTGGTTGGAGGGCAGACTTCCTCACTTTTGGGAAAGAAAGCTGTACCTCGTTGAGAAGAAAGACAGGGGTGCCTAGCCACTGCAGTGGAACATAAGTGCATTTAGAAGTGTGCATATTGAAGATGGGTAGtcaagggggtgggtgggagtcTGTACCAATCATCTACCCACTGCCTCTCAGCTCTAAATTCACCTTTGACTggcctggaaaaacaaaacaaaaacaaaaacaaaaccaaaacagatcTGGACCCTttacatatttttccctttgccaGCTGACACTGAAGCTTTGTCGGCAGAGGATGCAGGAGACACCACCACAAGACAGACTGTGTCTCCCAGGTCCGGATGCTCTCTCTTGCAGCATGGGCAGCTGACCCAGCTGCAGGCCCTTGCCGGGCTCACCCTTCCCCCCAGCAGCTGCCTTGGCAGTTTTGTAGCAGAGCACAAGTGAGACACCTTCCCAAAAGATCTATCTCCTGCAGTTCCATGGGGTGGCATCACAGTGACGTCTCTGCCATGCGATAAGCAGAGGGCCAGGTCCAGGAGTTGGGATCTCAGTCCTGGCATCATATGCTCTCCTCCATGGATACActatctctgttctttttttttcttttttttctttttaaaaaaattttttaaaaaaaatttatttatgatagtcatacagagagagagagagagagagagagagagagagaggcagagacataggcagagggagaagcaggctccatgcaccgggagcctgacgtgggattcgatcccgggtctccaggatcgcacccagggccaaaggcaggcgccaaaccgctgcgccacccagggatcgctcTCTGTTCTAAGTTTAGGGATTTCTCCTTACCTCTGCTACTCTTCTTTAGTGGTCTCCTTACCTCTCACTAGCCAAACCCTTATACactaataattctttatatttatatcaaacCTGTCCTGTTCAAATCACTGTGTAGTCCATTCTCCTGCCTGGACTCAAACTGACAGGATAACTCTACCACCTATGAAGCAACCGGCAAGAAAGCTGGAAATCAGCTTTTATCACATGCTCTCCCCCATCTCTACAATGAACTGGTTCAGATTGGTTATCAATTTTTGTTGATTCTAATTCCTTCATCTCCACTGAATTAAGAATCTTCTCATCTACTGTGATTTAGTTTAGAGCTCTGAAATATTCACTGGCTACTACAACAAATCTAGAACCACTTTTGGTATCTATCTTTTTGTCAGTCCTCTGCTGCCAATCTTTTCTGTTCTAAGATCTTTTCAACCTATAGccatagtttttttaaaaaacataaatcccACTCATGTCATTCTCctgattaaaattatttaatcccttgggatccctgggtggcgcagcggtttggcgcctgcctttggcccggggcacgatcctggagacccaggatcgaatcccacgtcgggctcccggtgcatggagcctgcttctccctctgcctgtgtctctgcctctctgtctctctctgtgtgactatcatgaataaataaaatctttaaaaaaaaaataaataaataaaaaaaataaaattatttaatcccCTACTTTGATAATGAAATTCAAACCCCCGCTCCTcatgatttagcacctgcctcgtTTTCTATTACCTTCCACTAGTCAAACCTTCTCTCatcaccacaccacaccacaacCAATTTCTTCTACTGCATGGAACAACTTCCATTTCTCTGGCATGGTTCAGGCTGTCTTTGTCGTAAAATCTGGGCCTTTGCATCTGCTGCTTCCTAAATTACTAAGCCTCTATCACTCAACCTGGATAACTCGTTCTTGACAGGATGAGATCTGAGGTAGCCACAGACTAAAATCACCATGACCTTAGTTAGATGTGCACAGTGATTTGTACTTAGAAGGCAGTATGTGGCACTCAAACCATAGCACCCTAGTGTATGCTGAGATAGAACACTGTGATAGGAACCCAGGTCTCCCCTTGCCTGGTCCAGGTCAGTGCTCACTTAGAAGGATCACATCACCGATATATTTGTCCATCAATGATGGATACACACCCAAACTGATTTAACTTTTTCTTACCTCCGGAAAGATCCATCTTATTGCTCTGTACATTTTCTTCGGGTGAGTCTCTCTGAAGCAAGAAAACACATTGTGTTAGCGGGCCTTGacttattaatgaaaataaaaatgaaaaattttactttatatttcagtatttgtcaaaaatcaaatggACCGCAAAACTCTTTCCACTGcctaataagaaaattttaaaaataagatatgtgATCAATGTTTTTAGCTAAAAGTGTAAAAAGACAGAAAGCTTCATGGCCAATTTTACTCTAACCTCCAGCATATACATAAAGACTCAAAGATAAtttgttaagaaaacaaaaaactgaagttAGGGTAAATTTACAGACCATCACTCAAAGAAGGGCTGCTATAAAAATACACTTACCGAAAAACTGATATTTGAAAACTGTTTAACGAATGGATTTATCCATGCTTCTTCTTGTTTGTTTCCACCTTTCATGGTTCCCTTTGCAAAACAAAAGAGTAGAAAGCTGCCATGGCCACCTCTATTGATCTAGGTACAGTGATGGATTAATAAAACTTCAAGACAATTCCCAATTCTCATATTTAGCCAATTAATTTCTCCTCCAACCAATTTTAGCAGAGTTGTTAACAATTACAAAtcaacttatttaattttcaactttCTTTGCTCCAGTCCTCTGGTATGGCTGTAACGTACAGAGAAATCTCTAACAGCAAGCAGTCAGAAGGAAAAGACGGAAGCAAAGGGCCTTGATgatccacaaaaagaaaaaaaaaggtcctcACAATAACAGAGAACTGCTCATCACAATTTCCAGTTTACAACTGGACTATGTTCTAAGAGCTTAATTATAACCTCGATTTGTGGCATTCTCATAACACACCAAAGTAAAAGTACTCGTTAGGTTCCTCAGGTTAGTCCAAAGAAACCGACATAACCCACGATTTAATTACGCTATGCGCACTGtactgaaaaactataaaaaaaaaaaaacaaaccaaaactattttaaaatttcaatttgtgTCACTGAGAACACAGTACTCCAATGGCAGCTGAGCTGggggttccccccacccccctccaccttGGTGCCAGTGCCGTAGTTGGCTAGGCACAGGCAGTACAGAAACGCCTTTGAGGCACACTCTCAAGGAACCACGAGCCTGGCTGTCGGGGAGGCTGGATGCCACAGGGACCAAGGTCTCCAATGAATATGAAGACCACGGGGCTGTTCTTGGTCTGACCTTAATTCCCCTTTCCCGTTGCTACCGCCTGTTCCTTCCGACTGTGGGACAGAACACAGTTTCATGATCCCCCCCAAGTGCAGGTCTCTGAAGCAAGCACCTAACCCTTGCCAAGGTTTCTGAAGTCCTCCTTgattcctctgcctccccctgccctcttGCCTAACTGGCTGCCAAAGCCTCTGTCCCTCTGATTTCGAAATGCCTCTCTACTCAGTCTCTTGCACTACACATCCACTTTGGTTTCCCAGTTCAAGCCCTCACTTCTCACCCGAATGAGTGCAGAAGCTTCCTGACTGAGACTCCCCCAACTCTGGTCTCTCCTCTGTGCCAATTATCTTTCATACCATCACTGGTTagctttctttaaagaaagtagtttttaaaagccCAAGGTCATGTTGCCTTCTATGCAATTTCATTGGCTCCATATCTTAGAATAAAGTTCAAATTCTTTGGCATGGTATTGAAAATACTTTACAATCTAGCCTTAATTTAACTATAGAGCCAGATCTCCTATCACCTCTTTCAGAAATTCTCCACTTTAGTATGTCAGGCTACTCTTTTCCTTAGCATATCCCACCCGCAGGCATCTTCCAAACTCAAGTGGCCACTCCTTAGCGCTCTCCTACTGTCCCATACTAGACTCTGAGTTCCTCGAAGGTGCAGCTCATTTCTTAGTGTTTCTGAACCCCCAGCACcaagcacagtacctggcacacagcagaagctaaataaatgtttgcagttgctttctaaaagatttttactagcagaaacaaaggagaaagagtaAAAAGGCTACAcaccctttcccttctcctttttttgcCACTCAGACCCTGTAAGGAAAGACAAAGTCACAAAACAGCATGGTCCAGTGGGAAGAACACAGGGTTTGGAATTAGAAGACCTAAAATTAAGTCCTTGCTCTGTCAACTAGTTATGCATCTTTGGGCAAGTCACCACCTTTGACAGTCTCAAATTCCTCATCGGTATTCTACCTCAGAAGGTCATGAGGATCAAATGGCTTATGTAAAATATGGGAAAGCATTTCATAAGCTATATGCAGTGGCAATAGGCAAATTCAGCCAAATGcaacatctttttaaatgaaaatggcaGGTCCTAGACTGAGAATCCCAGGATTAAAAGGGAGGGACCCTGGTGGCCAACTAATGTAACTACTGGATATTTGACCTCTAAGATCCcgggggctgggggtaggggggtagGGGCGGTGGGTTGGTGGCGCACACCAGTTTTCAAATAGAGTGAGGCGGAGAGAACCACCTGAGGGTCTGGgcacatattttgaaaatggtCCCCAAGAGAATCTGGCACCAGCATCCAACACCACCTCTTAAGAGACAGTGCTCtacatcagtggttctcagctctAGCTCTGCATCAGAGACATATGGGGTCCAATTTCCAAAACTACAGGAGGCCTGGGATATAGTAAGCTGTACCTGTAACAAATGCCATAGGACTCTGATGTACTCAACAGGTTTGGGAATAAGATTTGTCCACATATCAGAGGAAAATCAAATGGCTCATTCCTAGGGATTTTTGTCACAGGACCTTTAGGGCTAGGGGAAGGGATACAGATGGGGGATGAAAAAGGAAGCCACCGATTCTGGGTAaaggggagggctggggactGCGGGTGAAGCGGAACTGGGAGTCAACATGGAGATTTGCCCTTCTCTTCACCCCCACCGCTGCAAGCCCACCTTGGGGTGAGGGGCTGTCCCAGGCAGCactggtggagggagaggaggagagaaatccCAAGCTGTAGCAGTGGGGAGAAAGGAAGTTCCTGCAGTCTTATGGCTTTCTAGGTGGCTGCCCATACAAAAGGCTATACCTAAATTGGGGACTGCCTGGCCTGTACTCATTGCCATAAATGGGCAGGAAGAACATAAATTTCCTGAGGGTAAACTACCTTTGGAATTGAAAATTTCAAGGGCTTTGCCCTTGAAATGTTTACCTTCGAtgacattttctttgtatatgGAGGCCAATTTAAAGATGAGTTAAGCTCTTGAGATGAATTACTATTCCACATTCCAATCTCTacatcctcttcctcttcccagccAGTGGGGCGATTTCCAGGCAATGGCATATCATCACCACACCAGCCATCTTGCATAGATTTTGGCCCTGATTGTGATTTGTGATACAAAGAGAAACATGATTTAATCAAACAATTCTTTCTGGAGAACAAGCACTCATTATGGGGGTGGGGAATCTAGGAAAAACCCcacttttatttcccttcacaAATCTACATGGTAGGAATCTATGTTTTATACTTGAAGTTTCCActaagcaagatttttttttttttaaagtaatctctacacccaacatggaccctgaactcatgaccctgagagagCAAGAGTCTTACGCTCTACACCACCTGAGTGAAtcaggtatgcctgggtggctcagtcagttaagtgtccaacttttgatctcggatcaggtcttttttttttttttttttttttttaatttatttatgacagtcacacagagagaaagagagaggcagagacacaggcagagggagaagcaggctccatgcaccgggagcccgacgtgggattcgatcccgggtctccaggatcgcgccctgggccaaaggcaggcgccaaaccgccgcgccacccagggatccctcggatcaggtcttgatctcagggtcttgatcaagcctcccactgggctccctgctgggtgtggagattactttacaaaaaaaaaaaaaaaggaaggaaggaaggaaaggaaaaaggaaaaaggaaaaaggaaaggaaaaaaagtatctcCCGTTCTTTTTACAAACAGACCATTCCTAAACATGGCCTTCTTGTTCAAACTCAACAATCTGTATGGCAACACACAGGGCAGAAAGGATCGAGGAAATTTCAAAGAattcattttgatatatattttcaaagagaatGGCCAGAAAGTATTGCAAGTTATGAGCAGAAAGCATCTCAACTGGATACTCAGCTTTTGGAATTCCTATGGGGACCCCACATACAACTTATGGGATAGTAATGATGTTCATCTGAATGTTGAATCAGGTCTTTCCTGaactttgttgattttctgtataaTATTCAGGGAGTAATCTGGAACTGAGCCAGTTTGGATATGCATCCACATTACTCTATAACCTGTCTCTAATGCTGGATAACATGAAAGTTGCTTGATTAGGTAATCTGATTTGGTAAAAGAGAACTTCGATTTGGTGAAGTAAATGCAAATCCTTATAGTTAACAGTTCTAAGGAAAGACAAGAACATCCAGAAAGCTAAAAAGAGCAAATCAAATtacaaattcaaagaaacaaacagtaaaaTCACATAGTAGGATACACAGATACATTTATCAATGATACAAACATTATCTGATTATTTAATTGTAGTCAACAAGAGATCACCACTGTGACAAAAGAGCCACCAGGAATTATCAATAACTTACCAGATTTGCTTAATGCTTGAGGACCAACAGAGCTGGAGCCCCACGTGGATGTGTTGGATGCTGCAGCAATGGGCTCCCCCCAGCTGGGACCACTGTCTATGGGTTTACCCCATGCTGAAGTACCATTATCCACAGTTGTGGCTGGAGTAGAAGGCTCCCCCCAGGGCTCACCCCAGCCTTTAGAAAGTGTGGGAAAAGAAGTCATCAGCACAAGGTAGGGTGGTGCAGGGCAATAAGGAGTACTCAGGGAACAAAAGATGAAGATGTTCATATTCACAGACTGAATAATGATGCTGCAATGGGCATGGGCAAAGACAATGGCTTCTGTTTTATGCAAAGAAGACAAATCATTTCCCATCATCATAATTTAACTACCggtgtgaaatttttttttttccatcacctatttcataaTTGCCCTCTGGGTGTAGAGCGGACTTTTTTTTGAATGACCTTAATTATGGCAAGTTATCCTcctttgaaaatgaatttaattccTGGAAAAGTCAAGTCAATCTGAGGCAAACCTAGTAAATCCAAGCAGGTAATCAAGTTGGGTAATAGTGTACATAAACGATTTTTACCATAAGTGCAACCTTTCAACATCACTATTCTGGggcaaaaaaaattaactacaatACCAACAATAGGTAGACATCCTACTTTTATACACGCTGGACAACACTTCTTAAAAATCCAGAGGTATCAGGTTGTCTAATGTAAAGCCATAAACAACATTCAAAAGAACTCAAACAGCCTTTTCCTTAGATGAATACCTCTTTCTTCTATGAATTAAATCCAAATACCATAAACTATCCTGGGGGGAAAAGAATTAGACGCTGAAAGGTTAGCTCATGAAAACATTCCTATCCCTCCAACGGGACTGCTTATTATTCCATTACCAAAGACAATGCATTCCAATGACACTTAATGAAAATGTCGTTGTCAAGATAATCTGCAGAGATAGGAATTAGCTCCTTGTTATGAGAGTGGGAATATGTGGGAATACACCAGAAAGGTATTATCAAATGTTTTGagcacacaaacatacacactgTATAACTAATAGACTTGGATTTCATGCCTACTTAAATAAATCCCTTCCAAGGCCAAATATAGCACAGGGTATTTAGAGAATATTGTACTTggatgcttgttttctttctggggATTCTGTaatcaaataacaaaacaaagtaagTAACGACTTGACTCAGAAGAACTGAGAAGTGTACAGCATCCCCAACAGATACCACTTTCCCAACTCTACCTTCTGCTGTCTTCCTAGCAGAGAACGGAGTGTGGGAGATTCACAACCAACATGGCCACAGACAGAGCTCGGTTCCTGATGTTAAACACCTTGCCCATTCTTTTATTCACTAGAAGCTCCTCCTGGgttggagggaggggggaaagccCTTTGTGCGCATATGCAAATACTGTTAAATCTTACAGCACCCGGTACATTGAAAGGAGGCTTACAATACTGTGAAACATTTTGTAACACCATCAGACTCCATTAAATGAAAACTTACCAGAGCCACTGCCTGCCTCTTTGTTTGAGATGGCACTTGCAGATGGTAGCAACTGGTGTACCTGTGCTTGCTGGTCTGAACGGCTGCTGCCATTTGGGACATTTTTGTTCCACATGTTCACATTTTTGTAGTTGTATTTGCTCGGATCTCCCCAAGCTGAAGTTCCGTCATCGATCTCCATTTTGCGACGTATGGATTCTGGGGATGGTTCCTCCCAGCCTGTGGGCTCTTCTTCTTTTGTTGGGGCTGGTATAGGTCCTCCCAGCCAGCCTGTACCAGGAGGTTTGCCTGTTGCTGGTGGGATTCCCCAAGACCCGACAATGTCTTGTTGCTTGTTCCAGTCTGGAGAAGTGACTGGCTTTGACGAATCTCCCCAACCTAGAGACTGATTAGACTTTGGAGGATCTCCCCATCCCTGGGAAGGATTAGGTTTAGAAGATTCATCCCATCCTGACGAATTATTTGGATTTATGTTATTTCCCCAAGTAAAAGAACTAGTTTTACCAAGTTCATTCCAACCAGAAACAGACCTGTCACTGTCACTACCTCCTGAGCTAGATTTCTTATTAGCCTCACCCCAATGGTTACTCCTTGACGTTTCTCCCCAGTTATCACTGGCAGAAACGGACCACCCTTGGTTTGATTTCTGTCCATCACCCCATCCCTGTTTGCTCTTTTGCGAATCATTCCATGCGGACTTCTCTTCTTTGCTGTTCCCCCACTGATTGCTCTTGACCATTCCTGTAGCAGCAGCATCATCTTCCCATCCCCCCTGGCAGCTTGAGCCTTTGGAATCTCCCCACCTCAGAGCAGGTTTGGGATCTCCCCACCCCGATACAGATGAGGTATCATTACTAGTAGGGCTAGTCTTATCTGTACATGCCCCTGAGTTAAAAGTCTGTGTTGCAGAGCTTCCCCAGGCCTCTGTCCCATTGTCagtctttctttcccctctagGTGATGTTTCCGTATCCCAGGCAGTATTCTGCTTAATAGGAGTCTGTCCCCAACCAGAGTTGGAGAGGACACGTGGATCCAAGTCAGTTCTGTTTACGATGCTTTGGAGTAATGTGTGCTGATCAATTTTTCTCCGATCTCTACTCTGATTTTCCCCAGTGGCTTTCTCCTCGAGGCGTCCAGTGCTTTCTGTACTACCTTCACTCTCCACTGTACCTCCTGTTTTGGCCCACACACTGTTCTGCTCAGTTGTCTGAGATGCGGCAGAAGCCTGATCCTCTTCCTCAGTAGATTTCCATCCATTTGTAAACTTCTTACCATTGCCATTTGCACTGTCATTGGAATGCTGATTGCTAGGCAGTTTGCTCCACTCCACGCTGGGTATATTAGTGCCAGTGTTTTGTGCAGGAGTTCCCCATCCTCGTCGACTTCCTCCAGAATTTGCGCCATTTCCACTTCCCCACGATGCATTCTGGGAATTCGTTGCCCCAGACTCCCACACACCTCCTCCTTTATTTGTGTTCACTTGAAAGTTAGTGCCCATAGGCCCATTTATGCCAGGCTGCATTAGAGTTGCATTCACAGTGTCACCATTAGCTTGGCCGTTAGGGCTCGAACATTTGTCTCCAGAGTAATTAGAACCATAGGCACCCCACGTAGTACCGTAAGAGCCTCCACTTTTTGGCTCTCCATTGCTAAGATGAGAAAGGGAAGTGCCATTCATAACCGATGGAGCCTGTATCTGAGGATGATTCATTGTGCTCACACGCCAGGCCCCTGTATTACTAGGCAGTTCGTTATTCTGTACTGAACCGGAGTTTGGTAAACTAGAGGTCATAAAGTTAGTAGTGTTATTTGGTCCAGTCATCTCAGTGGTAATATTCTGAGGTTGACCACTGAATGAAACCTTCTGTGTACCACTTACTTCAGATTCACAAGTTTCCTGAAGGCTTCCCCAGGTACCATGGGTGGAAGAACCACCCACTTTAGAGTTAATACTCTGATTGTTAGGCATCTGGCCTATGGTACTACACTGAATATTGATGCCAGAACTACCGCTCCCTACAGGCCCTTTGAGGGCAAGTCCGTTGTTGTCTAATACTGGCCAGGCACCATGGTTGCTAGCTGAATTCAAAGTGCTTGGATTTAACCCTCCATTTGATGAAGAACTTACAGTGCCCCAAGCATTCATTCTATTGTTGCTACTTTCTGATTTGCTTTCAGGAgcatccacagagacctgacatgTGCTTATTATGGCTCCATGGGAAAAACCCCATGGCCCAGGACTACTTCCATGGCCCACATTATTGCTGCTGCTACCAACCACAAACTTGTTTTGGGAACCAAGTCCAGTGCTATTCCGAAGGCCATCTTTTTCACCACCTGTGCTCCCTGAAGCCATGATAGTGATGTTTCTCTCTGATTCAGAACTGGAGGCAGAATCAGCATCCATACATTCTGAAGCCAACTCTGGATCACTGCCAGGGACTGAGGGCCATGCTTCTGTCTCAGGGGAGTCGTTTACAACAGCATTCTTACAATTTGTGCTAGAGTCACTCGGAGAAGACACAGGTCCCCGCTGTGAATTTTCATAATGGGATCCTGAAGTACTGTGGTTTATATctagaataaaggagaaatacaaaaaCTATTAAGTGCTTGGAAAGATGAGAAATGTTATAAACATATGTGGTTCCTCGACATTAACAAAATTTGATACTTGGCAGTATGGTTACAAAAGCACGGATTATATCCCAGCTACCAACTTTCCTTATCTAGTCATTAATTCCACACAGGCAGGGTATTTTGCGTTTTATTCACTGATGTTATCCTATGAGCCTAGGGCAGTACCTGGAACACAAGAGTCCCTCTCATTAGAGATCTGCTGCTGAATGAACAAACTATTACTTATCAGCAAGTAGAAGAATTTTAGTGTCAGGAAGAACTAGGTTGTAGTAATGTATTAGGATAATGAAGCAACCCAGGCCTAGAGGCCTGAcgtggaaaaaaaaagggggggctggGAAGGAGATGGGTAAGGACAAAGGAGCAGGACAAACTTGACTAAATGTATTAGAAACATATGAGAAAtcctttcctgtctttcctttcttaGAGGAGCTTTTTCACACAACGGTTTTGGGTATTAGAAcaagtttataaaaattacaaagcctttctttcccattttatttccatttcattagtGTTTATGTTCAACCTGAAATACTGCATGCaagtacaaatatttttagttgCATTCTccttcataaaaatttaatttacctTCATAGCCATATTTTTTAGGAGATCACAGAAttatgatgattaaaaaaatcaagtgctGACACTGAACATCATTAATGATCAGTCATAGAATCCTATAATCTTGGACTCACCGCTATACATTATCATCTAGTTATCTTCCTGCAGGTAGAGGGCAGGCAGTTCTCATGCTTCTAATACTTCCCCAGATTCATTCCTCTCATTCGGTTTAAGGATCTGGTAGTTAAAAGTTCCTCAGGGATATTAACCTGCATAAGATGTCTGCATTTAGACTGTCTTTAGGGGGTTGCTTATGTTGTAGTTTTCAACTAGAGTAGTACTCAGAATCCTACGTAGTGCTTTTAAATAACATACATGTTCAAATCACATCCTCACATCCCAGACCTAATAAACCAACTGCTAGGAGTTGCAAGCCTAGAAAACAAATGTAACTCACTACCAATGTACTGCAAATATAGAAAATCAGGTTCATCTTCCATCATTTCTCTCAAAGCACAATCATCAAGCATTAAAAAACTAGGAGTtagaaagaagagcagaaaaaagaCTAAAGAGAGACTAAAGGCGTATACATAATTCACCAATTACATGAATCTTAAAGTTCCATAACAAACTCTTATCTCCACTCCCAGTTgggaatcatttttttaagctgTCAAATGAAGTTTTTCATCATCTTTCAGTGCCCATGAGAAGCATTTTCCTCATGAAACACAGGATATCGAACAGTTTGTCTCATGGGGTAAAAACAAACCAATATATCAACACCGGCACCAGCAGTATCATCAATCAGGACCACGGATCATgtgttttctctgcatttttgtcACTGACTCCTTGAAACAACCCTAAAGCACCGGATACTACCTTTACTTTGTAGctgggaaaataaatgaaggcCCAGAGGCTAAGTTACAGAAAATCAGGTGAGGAAAGCAGGATTCAGCATTGAGTAATAAAGCAAGGTGGCTAAGTACATTGCTGAAACTCCACAGACACCAAGACTCAAGTCTGGGCTCTCTGCAGCAGTTGTATGACCAAATTTGCACAACAGGGAGACAGACAGTACCTCTTTACCCAGCTGTTAACTATACTGTCCTATGTGAAGTATTTAGTTCAGTGCCAGCTTCAAAGAAATGCTCCACCAGTGGCAGTTTGGTATAGTGATTAAGAGCACAACTTTGTAGTCAGACTGCTTGGGCTTAAAAGCTGCTCTGTCATTTCCTAGTTATATGATCACAGGCAAGATCCTCAATCTTTCTgtatcttagtttcctcatctgtaaagtgagaacAGTAATTGCACCTGTCTCAAACAGAATACTAACTCCTGGATCATTCCCCCACAGATGCCTAttcccaaaggagaaaaaaaattctgcttttttacTGGTTTTCTTCGTCTCAGTAAGTTTCCTAAAACCTAAGATTTATCCTTGCTTGCTTACTGTGCATGGCAAATCCCAACCACCACCGAACCCCAAATCCATCCACTTTTCTCCAGATCTAACAACCaagccaccatcaccatcatcagcaCCTCAAAGACGTCGAGTAAAAGTACTTGTTGcccattatttgttttttcacatGCATGTGTGTTTCTTGCCACTTCCACAGAGCAAGCGTAAGAAAGGAAGATTGAGAATGTTCGACAAAACCGCCTAGGCTGAACACAAAAGGACAGACCTGGAATTTAACAGTGCAGCAGCAGAAGCATTCCCATACTGACAGGAAAAGGCAAGGTACTTGGCATCAACACTAATGCTCAGCCTTGCGCTGGGACTACTGACCAATGAAAGAGGACCCAGAAATAAAGGGTAAAGATagtggaaaagaaacaaaagaagctaACATGTATGAAGCAATAGTTTTCCTATATACCAGAAGTAGTTGACAAGAAAATGTAATTGAGAAAAGAACCTAACTCTAACAGCCACAAAAATCACAAAGCAACTTAGAATACGGctaacagaaatatttaaagttatatGTGATTACGTTTTATTGCAGGCCACAGAAGACAACTTGATTAAGTACAGATACTTGTTCCTGAACAGGAAGACAGaataatattctttcttaaagTGTAATTCAATTATAAGAAATTACTAACAGGAGTCTGTAGCATGgataaagtgatttaa
Coding sequences:
- the TNRC6A gene encoding trinucleotide repeat-containing gene 6A protein isoform X13, giving the protein MRELEAKATKDVERTLSRDLVQEEEQLMEEKKKKKDDKKKKEAAQKKATEQKIKVPEQIKPSVSQPQPANSNNGTSTATSTNNNAKRATANNPQQQQQPQPPQQPQQPPQQPPQPPQQQPQPAQALPRYPREVPPRFRHQEHKQLLKRGQHFPVIAANLGSAVKVLSSQSESSALTNQQPQNNGEVQNSKNQSDINHSTSGSHYENSQRGPVSSPSDSSTNCKNAVVNDSPETEAWPSVPGSDPELASECMDADSASSSESERNITIMASGSTGGEKDGLRNSTGLGSQNKFVVGSSSNNVGHGSSPGPWGFSHGAIISTCQVSVDAPESKSESSNNRMNAWGTVSSSSNGGLNPSTLNSASNHGAWPVLDNNGLALKGPVGSGSSGINIQCSTIGQMPNNQSINSKVGGSSTHGTWGSLQETCESEVSGTQKVSFSGQPQNITTEMTGPNNTTNFMTSSLPNSGSVQNNELPSNTGAWRVSTMNHPQIQAPSVMNGTSLSHLSNGEPKSGGSYGTTWGAYGSNYSGDKCSSPNGQANGDTVNATLMQPGINGPMGTNFQVNTNKGGGVWESGATNSQNASWGSGNGANSGGSRRGWGTPAQNTGTNIPSVEWSKLPSNQHSNDSANGNGKKFTNGWKSTEEEDQASAASQTTEQNSVWAKTGGTVESEGSTESTGRLEEKATGENQSRDRRKIDQHTLLQSIVNRTDLDPRVLSNSGWGQTPIKQNTAWDTETSPRGERKTDNGTEAWGSSATQTFNSGACTDKTSPTSNDTSSVSGWGDPKPALRWGDSKGSSCQGGWEDDAAATGMVKSNQWGNSKEEKSAWNDSQKSKQGWGDGQKSNQGWSVSASDNWGETSRSNHWGEANKKSSSGGSDSDRSVSGWNELGKTSSFTWGNNINPNNSSGWDESSKPNPSQGWGDPPKSNQSLGWGDSSKPVTSPDWNKQQDIVGSWGIPPATGKPPGTGWLGGPIPAPTKEEEPTGWEEPSPESIRRKMEIDDGTSAWGDPSKYNYKNVNMWNKNVPNGSSRSDQQAQVHQLLPSASAISNKEAGSGSGWGEPWGEPSTPATTVDNGTSAWGKPIDSGPSWGEPIAAASNTSTWGSSSVGPQALSKSGPKSMQDGWCGDDMPLPGNRPTGWEEEEDVEIGMWNSNSSQELNSSLNWPPYTKKMSSKGLSGKKRRRERGTMKGGNKQEEAWINPFVKQFSNISFSRDSPEENVQSNKMDLSGGMLQDKRMEIDKHSLNIGDYNRTVGKGPGSRPQISKESSMERSPYFDKDGIVADESQNMQFMSSQSMKLPPSNSALPNQALGSIAGLGMQNLNSVRQNGNPSMFGVGNTAAQPRGMQQPPAQPLSSSQPNLRAQVPPPLLSPQVPVSLLKYAPNNGGLNPLFGPQQVAMLNQLSQLNQLSQISQLQRLLAQQQRAQSQRSVPSGNRQQQDQQGRPLSVQQQMMQQSRQLDPSLLVKQQTPPSQQQPLHQPAMKSFLENVMPHTTPELQKGPSPINAFSNFPIGLNSNLNVNMDMNSIKEPQSRLRKWTTVDSISVNTSLDQNSSKHGAISSGFRLEESPFVPYDFMNSSTSPASPPGSIGDGWPRAKSPNGSSSVNWPPEFRPGEPWKGYPNIDPETDPYVTPGSVINNLSINTVREVDHLRDRNSGSSSSLNTTLPSTSAWSSIRASNYNVPLSSTAQSTSARNSDSKLTWSPGSVTNTSLAHELWKVPLPPKNITAPSRPPPGLTGQKPPLSTWDNSPLRVGGGWGNSDARYTPGSSWGESSSGRITNWLVLKNLTPQNVHRAKRNRSPVWLQSL